One Natrinema halophilum genomic window carries:
- a CDS encoding permease, translated as MLVGPDDALPARMTSWPDSTAAIIPTAARSRRSPRFRYDDGSFDHSMLSATHLITDASSLALAAGRPLSILLPPAIDHGPVLTGPLPTVQPTDSGAVVPNGGGLGFAARLVGLLGAFLLGLLEGAVIAFRMAWDTWWALVLGFTITGAVQEFVSEDRLTDYLGDDGWREIGYGTFFGASSSSCSFSAVATSRTLFTKGASAAASLGAFQFASTDLVLELALVVTILLGWQFAAAEIVGGLVAVAVIAVVYRRFVPQPWIDRARAHAIALEETECATCGMAADPTDDDTLSREFDGKRRYFCCGGCHSAYDPDDDRDAVTAGPELLSGDRWRSATTNAIREWDMLWRDIAFGFVIAGLLAALVPTTWWTALFGVGAEGTLARSVSNVVIGAIVGVLTFLCSVGNVPFALVLWQNGVSFGGVLAFIFADLLIIPLVRTYRRYYGIRMAAVIFVAFFLAAVVAGLVVELLFGGLGLIPSVRTGGGTISGTFTTLFNVVALPILAIQIYVALEPEQRVRIGNRLAPHVAGVIYHAHKLLERLAYALEDRGLE; from the coding sequence GTGTTGGTTGGCCCGGACGACGCGCTCCCGGCGCGGATGACCTCCTGGCCTGACAGCACAGCCGCCATTATCCCCACAGCAGCCCGCTCACGCCGTTCTCCGCGATTCCGGTACGACGACGGTTCCTTCGATCACTCCATGCTCTCAGCGACACACCTCATCACCGACGCGTCCAGCCTCGCGCTGGCGGCGGGACGACCGCTTTCCATCCTGCTGCCGCCGGCGATCGATCACGGACCGGTCCTTACGGGGCCGCTCCCGACCGTTCAACCGACCGATTCGGGAGCTGTCGTTCCGAACGGCGGCGGACTCGGGTTTGCAGCCCGACTCGTCGGTTTGCTCGGCGCGTTCCTGTTAGGACTTCTCGAGGGCGCGGTCATCGCGTTCCGAATGGCCTGGGACACCTGGTGGGCGCTCGTCCTCGGCTTTACCATCACCGGCGCCGTCCAGGAGTTCGTCTCCGAAGACCGACTCACCGACTACCTCGGCGACGACGGCTGGCGGGAGATTGGCTACGGCACCTTCTTCGGCGCATCGTCCTCGAGTTGCTCTTTCTCGGCGGTAGCGACGTCACGAACGTTGTTCACCAAGGGCGCGTCGGCCGCGGCCAGTCTGGGCGCGTTCCAGTTTGCGAGTACGGATCTCGTTCTCGAACTCGCCCTCGTCGTGACGATCCTGCTGGGATGGCAGTTCGCCGCTGCGGAGATCGTCGGCGGGCTCGTCGCCGTCGCCGTGATCGCGGTCGTCTATCGGCGATTCGTCCCTCAACCGTGGATCGACCGCGCACGAGCGCACGCGATAGCGCTCGAAGAAACCGAGTGTGCCACCTGCGGAATGGCCGCGGACCCGACCGACGACGACACGCTTTCCCGGGAATTCGACGGCAAGCGGCGGTACTTCTGCTGTGGCGGCTGCCACAGCGCGTACGATCCCGACGATGACCGGGACGCGGTCACCGCCGGTCCCGAACTCCTCTCGGGCGACCGCTGGCGGTCGGCGACTACGAACGCGATTCGCGAGTGGGACATGCTCTGGCGCGATATCGCCTTCGGATTCGTCATCGCGGGGTTGCTCGCCGCGCTCGTTCCCACGACGTGGTGGACGGCCCTCTTCGGCGTCGGCGCCGAAGGGACTCTCGCGCGGTCCGTCTCGAACGTCGTCATCGGCGCCATCGTTGGCGTCTTGACCTTCCTCTGTTCGGTCGGCAACGTTCCTTTCGCGCTCGTCCTCTGGCAGAACGGCGTCTCCTTCGGTGGCGTCCTCGCCTTCATCTTCGCGGATCTGCTGATCATCCCGCTGGTTCGGACCTACCGGCGCTATTACGGCATTCGAATGGCCGCGGTGATCTTCGTCGCATTCTTCCTCGCGGCCGTCGTGGCCGGCCTCGTCGTGGAACTACTTTTCGGTGGTCTCGGCCTCATCCCGTCCGTCAGGACGGGAGGTGGCACGATCTCCGGGACGTTCACGACCCTGTTCAACGTCGTCGCCCTTCCGATCCTCGCGATCCAGATCTACGTCGCCCTCGAGCCGGAGCAACGCGTCCGAATCGGCAACCGGCTCGCGCCGCACGTCGCCGGCGTCATCTACCACGCCCACAAGCTCCTCGAGCGACTCGCCTACGCGCTCGAGGATCGCGGGCTGGAGTGA
- a CDS encoding transporter produces the protein MTSSPTDSTERIDPIRLVCLVALVASHGLVRLAERYLPEFLSALGYGPIVVGSLVTLGMGVAVVASDRSDNVSNDMATTLETTATVVLSTALAAVGLFAWAGSPTLDTLLGTPLSALGWLATGVVLLQAWYVGGPGRHLWPIDTRATAQTSGLSSAPADESDGGDRSARRTATIDRRTRTVVGALGVAAAAVFATAAVASADTVGAGFALIAATGAAVALVGAVALGTVRDRSPLLGDRLRSGGGTNDERTNDGGANDASLDADSSLTAFRDAVSRVPDRRRWAVIGDALVRVATAGIAPFLILLVVEYRAIALSVGGLSLAPAAVFGLFVLTEAGGAVFGAIGAPALIDHLDRRALLAAGLAGISLLPMAIIAAPPQAGVVAGLFGLLGCRTAIEPLRPTVGTSTRASPVPGSRLPEEIRTAVRIAIVPAPLVGGILYAIDPLVAFTAATTVGLLGVRELGRAFTFGRHR, from the coding sequence ATGACATCATCACCGACCGACAGTACCGAACGAATCGATCCGATCCGACTCGTCTGCCTCGTCGCCCTCGTGGCGAGCCACGGACTCGTTCGCCTGGCAGAACGCTACCTCCCCGAGTTCCTGTCCGCTCTCGGCTACGGGCCGATCGTCGTCGGATCGCTGGTGACGCTCGGTATGGGCGTTGCCGTGGTCGCATCAGATCGTTCGGACAACGTGTCCAACGACATGGCAACGACTCTCGAGACGACGGCGACCGTTGTGTTGTCGACGGCGCTCGCCGCCGTCGGCCTGTTCGCCTGGGCGGGGTCCCCGACGCTCGATACGCTGCTCGGGACACCTCTTTCGGCGCTTGGGTGGCTCGCCACTGGCGTCGTCCTCCTCCAGGCCTGGTACGTCGGCGGTCCCGGCCGACACCTGTGGCCGATCGATACGCGTGCCACCGCACAGACCTCTGGCCTCTCGAGCGCGCCAGCTGACGAATCCGACGGCGGCGACCGATCGGCTCGACGAACAGCCACTATCGACCGTCGAACCCGGACCGTCGTCGGTGCGCTCGGAGTCGCCGCCGCGGCCGTGTTCGCGACGGCGGCTGTCGCGAGCGCCGACACCGTCGGTGCCGGGTTCGCACTGATCGCCGCCACCGGCGCTGCCGTCGCCCTCGTCGGTGCGGTCGCGCTCGGAACCGTTCGCGATCGCTCGCCACTGCTCGGTGATCGGCTGCGAAGCGGCGGAGGAACGAACGACGAGCGGACCAACGACGGCGGAGCGAACGACGCGTCGCTCGACGCCGACTCTTCGCTTACGGCCTTCCGGGACGCCGTCTCGAGGGTACCCGACCGCCGACGCTGGGCGGTCATCGGCGATGCGCTCGTCCGGGTCGCGACCGCAGGGATCGCGCCGTTTCTGATCCTTTTGGTCGTCGAGTACCGGGCGATTGCGCTTTCGGTCGGCGGTCTCTCGCTCGCGCCGGCCGCCGTCTTCGGGTTGTTCGTTCTCACGGAGGCTGGCGGTGCGGTCTTCGGTGCGATAGGGGCCCCTGCGCTCATCGATCACCTCGATCGGCGAGCGCTCCTCGCCGCCGGGCTCGCAGGTATTTCGTTGCTTCCGATGGCGATCATCGCCGCGCCGCCGCAGGCCGGCGTCGTCGCTGGCCTCTTCGGTCTCCTCGGCTGTCGCACCGCGATCGAGCCGCTCCGACCGACGGTCGGGACGAGCACTCGAGCGAGCCCCGTCCCCGGCTCGCGGCTCCCTGAGGAGATCCGGACGGCCGTCCGAATAGCCATCGTGCCCGCGCCGCTGGTCGGGGGGATCCTGTACGCGATCGATCCGCTCGTGGCGTTTACCGCCGCGACGACGGTCGGGCTGCTCGGCGTCCGCGAATTGGGACGTGCGTTCACCTTCGGTCGTCACCGATGA
- a CDS encoding cytochrome c oxidase subunit I — translation MTRPSTPGRALEGTRNSLDGLSSVDHRRLGRWHLGLALVMGLWGGLDALSLRTALVTPGLNRWSAETYNAFFTTHGLTMLFLFVLPAIWGFAYAAVPPLIEAERTAFPRLGVWAFWLQVPAALSIRAGTIGGILGLAGLEPIASGWTLYPPLSVLSPNPAVDAVLVGLVLVAVGTTATAGNLVATILRSRRIRWLDVDTFTWTVLTAGAMAIVAFPVLAGTVALMVADRSLGTAFVISGGGPLVWQHLFWFFAHPLVYILVLPPMGIVSHVLPRFAGRRLFGRRSSVYSTLAIGVVSFTVWAHHMFVTGMSPAVRTVFMFTTLAVAVPSSAKLCNWLGTLWGGSIRYTAPMIAAVAAVGFFVVGGVTGVFLAVVPINAQYTGTYYVVAHFHLLLAGFVGLALVAGAYYWFPLLSGRRLEPDLARLHGWLTIVGVAVTFGALLLVGLAVLPRRIATYPPAYAPLHQLATVGAYVIAAGQLVFLVNLGRSLLVCDPVPADPWDLEDGPSHTREWR, via the coding sequence ATGACGAGACCATCGACGCCCGGACGCGCGCTCGAGGGCACTCGGAACTCGCTCGACGGACTCTCGAGCGTCGACCATCGACGGCTCGGGCGCTGGCACCTCGGTCTCGCGCTGGTGATGGGGCTGTGGGGCGGCCTCGACGCCCTGTCCCTTCGAACGGCCCTCGTGACGCCGGGACTGAACCGCTGGTCGGCAGAAACCTACAACGCCTTTTTTACGACCCACGGACTGACGATGTTGTTTCTGTTCGTGTTGCCGGCGATCTGGGGATTCGCGTACGCCGCCGTTCCTCCGCTGATCGAGGCCGAGAGAACCGCATTTCCGCGACTCGGCGTCTGGGCGTTCTGGCTGCAAGTGCCGGCGGCGCTCTCGATCCGTGCGGGGACGATCGGCGGCATTCTCGGACTGGCCGGGCTCGAACCGATCGCGAGCGGGTGGACGTTGTACCCGCCACTGAGCGTACTATCGCCGAATCCCGCCGTCGACGCCGTCCTCGTCGGACTCGTCCTCGTTGCCGTCGGGACGACGGCGACGGCCGGCAATCTCGTCGCTACGATCCTGCGCAGCCGCCGGATTCGGTGGCTCGACGTGGACACGTTCACCTGGACGGTGCTGACGGCCGGCGCGATGGCGATCGTCGCCTTCCCGGTTCTGGCAGGTACGGTCGCGCTGATGGTTGCCGACCGTTCGCTGGGAACCGCGTTCGTCATCAGCGGCGGCGGGCCGCTGGTCTGGCAGCACCTGTTCTGGTTCTTCGCCCACCCGCTGGTGTACATCCTGGTGTTGCCGCCGATGGGAATCGTCAGTCACGTCCTCCCGCGCTTCGCCGGTCGGCGGCTGTTCGGCCGCCGGTCGTCGGTCTACTCGACGCTCGCGATCGGCGTCGTCTCCTTTACCGTCTGGGCTCACCACATGTTCGTGACAGGTATGAGTCCAGCCGTGCGGACGGTCTTCATGTTCACCACGCTGGCGGTGGCCGTTCCGAGTTCGGCGAAGCTCTGCAATTGGCTCGGAACGCTGTGGGGCGGGTCGATCCGTTACACCGCACCGATGATCGCCGCCGTCGCCGCCGTCGGTTTCTTCGTCGTTGGCGGGGTCACGGGCGTCTTCCTCGCCGTCGTCCCGATCAACGCACAGTACACCGGGACCTACTACGTCGTCGCCCACTTCCATCTGCTGCTCGCCGGGTTCGTCGGCCTCGCTCTCGTCGCCGGCGCTTACTACTGGTTCCCGCTGCTTTCCGGCCGTCGACTCGAGCCGGACCTCGCTCGGCTGCACGGGTGGCTGACGATCGTCGGCGTCGCGGTGACCTTCGGCGCGCTGTTGCTCGTCGGACTCGCCGTGCTTCCCCGACGTATTGCGACGTATCCGCCAGCGTACGCGCCGCTCCACCAACTTGCGACCGTCGGCGCCTACGTGATCGCAGCCGGCCAGCTGGTTTTCCTCGTTAACCTCGGCCGCTCGCTGTTGGTTTGCGATCCCGTTCCCGCCGATCCGTGGGACCTCGAGGACGGTCCGTCACACACACGCGAATGGCGGTAG
- a CDS encoding helix-turn-helix transcriptional regulator: MSNHTPTNTNCSDEPATDDGEKSDSDDISEPRPLTNLTGFKRDQLFVIRMLADRNPHGLVIKDKLDCYYDEEINQGRLYQNLGELVDEGYVEKHPLDGRTNAYRPSTRANRRLEEHYEWERRCLFCDLP; this comes from the coding sequence ATGTCCAATCACACCCCCACGAACACGAACTGCAGTGATGAACCGGCCACCGACGACGGCGAGAAATCGGACTCTGACGACATCTCGGAACCTCGCCCGTTGACGAACCTGACCGGCTTCAAGCGCGACCAACTGTTCGTCATCCGAATGCTCGCGGACCGCAACCCCCACGGCCTCGTTATCAAGGACAAACTCGACTGCTATTACGACGAGGAGATCAACCAGGGACGGCTCTACCAGAACCTGGGCGAACTCGTCGACGAAGGGTACGTCGAGAAGCATCCCCTCGACGGCCGAACTAACGCCTACAGGCCGAGTACGCGCGCGAACAGGCGCCTCGAGGAACACTACGAGTGGGAGCGACGCTGCCTCTTTTGCGATCTCCCATAG
- a CDS encoding Glu/Leu/Phe/Val family dehydrogenase: protein MTTFNDSTTDEPSRTDPDLDAPWTYATAAARRLGVPDDIEQRLLYPTHRQRITVPFERDDGSRGVCEGYRVRHDAVRGRYLGPHRYDLSLTGNDCAGLAAATTVSAAIADVPFGGAAGGIAVDPTTLSRDERVSLTRSYASRINGLGPEDDVLFPGVGTDERTMAQIADAVSDRVDRPQNAAVAGKPPALGGHREITRAAGHSVAHVTQDVLETDLDRPLSDATVAIYGTGQLGATTARLLEFWGATVIAMCNDQAGLAAPESENGLDTDLAPSYLERPGALSAYDDGTTTGTENVLEQDVDVLILAAPATAVTAENADEIQADLVVEGATGSVTPGGQSVLAERDSTVVPDVLAAVGRPIAAHLEWVESLGRDQMSDARVTNEFGYALTDAVDDVRDRRERCSLSWREAAYSVGLSRVAAAYEVVR from the coding sequence ATGACTACATTTAACGACTCCACTACTGACGAACCCAGTCGAACAGATCCAGATCTTGACGCCCCGTGGACGTACGCGACAGCCGCTGCGCGCCGTCTCGGGGTTCCCGACGATATCGAACAACGACTCTTGTATCCCACGCACCGACAGCGGATCACGGTGCCGTTCGAACGCGATGACGGGTCGCGGGGCGTCTGCGAAGGGTATCGCGTCCGCCACGACGCCGTTCGCGGCCGCTACCTCGGCCCTCATCGGTACGACCTTTCGCTGACCGGTAACGACTGCGCCGGGCTCGCGGCCGCGACGACGGTTAGCGCGGCGATCGCGGACGTCCCGTTCGGCGGCGCAGCGGGCGGCATCGCCGTCGACCCGACGACGCTCTCGAGGGACGAACGCGTCAGTCTCACCCGGTCGTATGCGAGTCGCATCAACGGACTCGGTCCGGAAGACGACGTCCTCTTCCCCGGCGTCGGAACCGACGAGCGCACCATGGCCCAGATCGCCGATGCGGTCTCGGATCGCGTCGACAGGCCTCAGAACGCGGCCGTCGCAGGGAAACCGCCAGCGCTCGGCGGCCATCGAGAGATCACTCGAGCCGCCGGACACAGCGTCGCCCACGTCACACAGGACGTACTGGAAACGGATCTCGACCGACCGCTTTCTGACGCGACGGTCGCCATCTACGGAACCGGCCAACTCGGCGCGACGACCGCCCGATTGCTCGAGTTCTGGGGCGCCACCGTCATCGCGATGTGCAACGATCAGGCCGGGCTCGCGGCACCCGAAAGCGAAAACGGCCTCGACACCGATCTGGCTCCCAGCTACCTCGAACGACCGGGGGCACTCTCGGCGTACGACGACGGCACGACGACCGGAACCGAGAACGTTCTCGAGCAGGACGTCGACGTGCTGATTCTCGCTGCGCCCGCAACGGCGGTGACCGCCGAAAACGCCGACGAGATCCAGGCCGATCTCGTCGTCGAGGGTGCCACCGGAAGCGTGACTCCCGGTGGCCAGAGCGTCCTCGCCGAACGGGACAGCACGGTCGTTCCCGACGTGTTAGCGGCAGTCGGCCGACCGATCGCAGCCCACCTCGAGTGGGTCGAAAGCCTCGGACGCGACCAGATGAGCGATGCGCGCGTGACCAACGAGTTCGGCTACGCGCTCACCGACGCTGTCGACGACGTGAGAGACCGCCGCGAGCGATGTTCGCTGAGTTGGCGCGAAGCAGCCTACAGCGTGGGCCTCTCCCGGGTCGCGGCGGCGTACGAGGTGGTTCGATGA